CGGTTTCGGACCTAAAGGGAATAGAGGCATCAGTCGATATCGAAGTAAAGAAAGAAGCCACGCTGTCACTCGTCATCGACAAAGGAAATGGCGATTACCTGAAGCTTAAAGGAGAAGCCCGGCTCACGGGGGGAATTGATCCATCGGGCAAAACCACCCTGACCGGACGGTATGACTTTACCGAAGGGGCTTATGAAATGACCTTTAACCTCATCCGCCGGAAATTCGATATCAAGGAAGGCAGTTACATCCTCTGGACGGGCGAACCGACTTCCGCCGACGTTAATATTACCGCTACCTACCGCGCACAGGCAGCACCGATCGACCTGGTCGAAAACATGATCGCCGACCTTTCGCCCGAACAGCGCAATCGCTACAAACAACGCATTCCGTTCAACACCCAGTTGAAGATGAACGGACAACTTTTGAAACCGGAAATTACCTTTGACATCGGCATCCCGGAAGGCAATTACAACGTGGCTACGGAAGTCCTGGACGCGTCGGAAGCACAGTTGGCACGACTCCGCCAGGAACCATCCGAACTCAACAAACAGGTTTTTGCGTTGCTGTTGCTCAACCGTTTCATCGGGCAAAACCCGTTTGCGAGTGAAGCCGGGGGCACTAGCGCCGAATCGTTGGCCCGACAGAGTGCCAGTAAAATCCTGTCGCAACAACTGAACAACCTCGCGGCCGACCTTATCAGCGGCGTGGAGGTGAATTTCGACCTCGAATCGACCGACGACTATACGACCGGGCAACGCGAGAACCGCACCGACCTTTCCGTAGGGGTATCCAAACAATTGCTCGACGACCGCCTTAAGGTGACAGTGGGCAGTAGTTTCGGGTTGGAAGGGCCGCAACAGGCTAACGAGCAAACCACGAATATTGCCGGCGATATTTCGGTGGACTACCAATTGACGAAAGACGGACGCTACCTGGTGCGGGCCTATCGCAAAAACCAATACGAAGTGGCGGTACAAGGACAGGTGGTGGAAACCGGCGTGGCCTTTATCATTACGATGGACTATAAGAAGTTCCGGGAACTGTTCCACCGTTCAGAGGAAGAAAAAGCCCTGCGCGCCGAACGCAAACGACAGGACCGGGCCCAACGTGTAAAAGAAAAAGACGACGACCCCAACGAAAAGGAACGCGAAGATGAAAAGAAGTTGTAGTATCCTCCTCGTGATGGTGTGGCTGTTGGCCGCGTGCACCGGACTCAAAAGCGTTCCGGAAGGCGATCTGCTGTATACAGGTGCGAACGTCACCGTGAAGGGAGACGCGGTGCCTAAAAAAGAACGCAAGGCGCTCCGGGCGGAACTGAAAGAACTGCCCCGTCCGCAACCCAACCGGAAGTTCCTGTGGATGCGGCCGAAACTCTTCTTCTATAACCTGGCAGGCGATGTAAAGAAAGACAAAGGGTTCCGTCACTGGCTGAAATTCAAAGTAGGCGAACCGCCCGTATTGTTCAGTAAGGTTGACCTCGACTACAACGGCAGCGTGCTCGCGAACCGCTCGGAAAACAACGGCTTCTTCAAAACGATCATGAGTGTCGACTCCACGCGAAAGGGCAGAACCGCACGTGCGGATTATACCGTTTCAGTCGGCCCCCGCTACCGCATACGCAACGTCGACTTCCCCTCCGACTCGACCCAGGGAATTGAAAAGGCCATCGGAAACACTGTGCGCCGCACCTTCCTTAAAAAAGGCGAACCCTACAGCCTTGAAACCATCAAAGCCGAGCGCGAACGCATCGACCAGCGACTGAAACAACGCGGCTATTATTACTTCAACCCCGATTACCTGTTGGTGGAAGTCGACAGCACCGCCGGGAAATACGAAGTCGACCTCACCGTTCGCGTCAAGTCGGAAGCGCCGAAAAAAGCGCTGGTGCCGTATCGCATCCATAACATCGTGGTCTACCCGAATTTTAGCCTGAACGACAGCGTCACCGATCAGGATGTCGTAGAGAAATCCTTCAAAGATTTCAGCATCATCGACCCCGAACGGACGTTCAACCCACGCGTTTTCGACCGCGTGTTGTTGTTCCGGAAGAACGACCTCTACAACCGTCGGAACCACAATTTGTCGCTCAACCGGCTTGTCAATCTCGGTACATTCAAGTTTGTCAAAAATGAATTCCGTCCCGCTAAAGACACCATTGGCGACTTCCTCGATGCGTATTATTTCCTGACGCCCCTTCCGCCGAAATCCATACAGGTAAAACTGTTGGGAAAAACGAATTCGGCGAATTACACCGGCACCGAACTCAACGTCGACTGGAAGAACCGCAATACCTTCCGTGGGGCGGAACTGCTGACTATTTCAGTTTTTGGTGGGATGGAAGTCCAGGTGTCCGGACAAAACAAAGGATTCAATGTCTACCGGATCGGCGGGCAGGCGAGTTTGGTGTGGCCGCGCTTCATCTCTCCTTTCCCCCTGAATACGTCGGGTGGGTTCGTGCCGCAAACCAAAGCGGAAGTCGGCTACGAATATCAAAAACGCGACAAGTTGTATGCCCTCAACACCTTCCGCGGCCAGTTTGGCTATCTGTGGAAAGACCGCATCGAAACCGAACACCAACTCAACGTCACGGAGATTACCTATGTGAGTCCACAGAACGTCACGCCGCTGTACCAATCGCAGATAGACGATGTTCCGTCGTTGCAGAAAGTCATTGACAAACAGTTCATTTTCGGTCCGACCTACTCGTATACGTACACCAACACCATGCGGAAGCGGCTTCGGCATACGTTTTACTTCCATGGCAAAGTCGATCTGGCGGGCAACGCGGCGGGTCTCTTGTCGGGCGCCGATGTAAAAGCCGGTAACCAAAAAGAATGGCTGGGTGTGGCGTTCAGCCAGTTTGTCAAAGTCGAAACCGAGCTGCGACACTACCTGAAATTGGGCGAGAACTCGCAGTTGGCGAGCCGGATCATCGCCGGAGTGGGCGTGGCGTATGGGAATTCAATCGAAATGCCCTACATCAAGCAGTTCTTCATTGGCGGCACGAACAGCATCCGCGCGTTTCGCGCCCGTTCCATCGGCCCCGGCCATTTCGACGTCCGGACGCTCGACAGCGACTTCCTGCCCGACCAATCGGGTGATGCCAAATTAGAATTCAGCACCGAATACCGGGCCAAACTCTACTCAGTCGTTCATGGCGCCCTCTTCCTCGACGCCGGAAACATCTGGTTACTGCGTGACGATCCGGAACGACCGGGCGCACGACTCACCAATCGTTTCTTAAACGACCTGGCGGTAGGAACCGGTGCGGGATTGCGCGTCGACCTTTCCTTTTTGGTACTGCGACTCGACCTTGCCTTTCCGCTTCGCGTGCCGTACTTACCTGACGGCCAAAAATGGGTGGGCGACCGTATTGCCTTTGGAAACCCTGATTGGAGACGCGACAACCTTGTGTTGAACATCGCGATTGGGTATCCGTTTTAACGTACTTTTGCGCCATGCCGGCCTTATTCCATCGACGTAACTTCCACAAACACACCTTTTGCCTTTGGCAGGAACGGCCCAAGACCGAACTCGAAGGCCGCGTGCCCGATTTCACCAGCCGCACGGGCAGCCGCTACTTCTTTGACGCGACGGGTGTATACCGCCTTTCGGATCACTGGGCCCGTGTCGCGAATTGCCGTTGGCGGTTAGAAGGAGGCGCCGGACGCGGACAACGCCTCGGCTATGCCAAATGGACGGATTTCCTGCCTGACGACGACCACCAGCGACTCTATTGGATTGCCGTGGATTTCGAGCGGAAGGAAGCGACCTACCACCATCGCGACCAGGGGACGGTAAACGGATGGCTGCGTACGACGCCACAAACGATACGACGCATGCGGGAGGTTCGCAAGATTCTGTGTACGGATGAATGGGCCGCCTATCTGGACGGTGACGTCGAACAAACCCGTCGCGAATGGGTTTCGGAACTCATCCAAACCGACCGCACGCTGGCTTCCATACGCACCTCTGGACCCTCGGGTCGATAAATCGTCAGGGAATCCCTATCTTTGCGGCTAAATTCCCCAAAGGAATAACCCACGTTAATGAATTTCAAAGACTTACAGCTATCGAGCAACCTGCTCGAAGCGATACAAGATAAAGGTTACACCACTCCTACTCCTATCCAGCAACAAGCCATCCCAATTATCCTAAAGGGCTCTGATTTAGTAGGATGCGCCCAAACCGGCACCGGAAAAACGGCGGCTTTCGCCATTCCCATCATCCAGCAACTGCACCGGATGGGTTCCAGCAAACGCAAACTGATACGCGCCCTGGTGGTGACGCCCACCCGCGAACTCGCCCTGCAGATCGGCGAGAATTTTGACGAATATTCGAAATACACCAACCTGCGCCAGGTGACGGTATTCGGTGGCGTGTCGCAAATTCCGCAAGTCGACCAGTTGCGCCGCGGAGTCGATGTATTGATCGCCACGCCCGGACGCCTACTCGACCTTCACAAACAAGGTTTCATCGACCTTGACCACCTGCATACACTCGTCTTGGACGAGGCCGACCAAATGCTCGATATGGGTTTTGTGAACGATGTCAAGAAGATCGTCAAACTTACGCCTGACAACCGGCAGACGCTGCTTTTTTCAGCCACCATGCCGCTCCCGATACGCGAACTGGCGGAAATGTTCCTCAAAAACCCGGAAAGTGTTTCGGTGACGCCGGTTTCCTCTACCGCAGAACGCGTGGAGCAGGAAATCTATTTCGTCGAGAAAAACGAGAAGCGAAACTTGCTCTACCACCTCATCCGGAATGAAAACCTCTCGGATGTATTGGTCTTTACCCGCACCAAACACGGAGCGGATAACGTTGTGCGGGCCCTGCGCAAAAAAGGTGTAGCCGCGGAAGCCATCCATGGCGACAAATCGCAGTCGGCGCGCCAACGCGTGCTCGAAGCCTTCAAAGCGAAAGAAGTCGGCGTGTTGGTGGCCACCGATATCGCCGCACGGGGTATCGACATCAGCCAGTTGCCGTATGTGATCAATTTCGATCTACCCAATGTGCCCGAAACCTACGTGCACCGTATCGGCCGAACCGGTCGCGCGGGCCGTGCGGGCAAAGCGATTTCCTTTTGTGGGAAAGACGAAGCGCCTTACTGGCGTGACATCCTGAAACTGACGAAAGTGGAAGTGGATATCGTCTCCGAGCACCCGTGGCCATGGCAGGACGGCACTCCGGAGCCCGGCGCTGTGCCGCAAAAACCAGAGCCGACCCAGAACAACAACCGGAGTGGAAAACCGAAAGCATCCCGAAAATCAAGCGGTTCGAAGAAAAACAAGCGCCGCTGGTATTGATCAGCGGAAGGTAAGCCGTACTACTTTGCCACGACCTGCCGCATAGGCAACCGTCGGGGAAGCAAAGCGAACGGTATACAAATCCGATACAGACGAAAGCAAATGCCAGGTCTGGCCAGCATCATCCGAACGATGGATGCCCGTAGCGCCGACCGTCACCCATCCCTTGCCTTTACTTCCCGGGACGACTTGTATACATGAGATATAACCGGGTCCCTGGCCGCCACTCACCAATTGCCAGGTCTTCCCGCCGTCATGGGTAATCGCTTTATTGGCGACATTATCGTCAGGCTTGTCATAATTCCCGCCCACGATCATGCCCGTTTGGGCGTCTGCAAACGCAAGGGAGAAAATACCCGTCATCGTTTCGCCCTGCCGGATGGGTGTATCTGCTACCGACCAGGTTTTTCCCACGTCGGCCGAATGAAACACACGTGCTTTTTGTCCGCCCGATGCCATCCACACCTGCTGTCCCTTCACCGAAACACAACTGTTGCTCGACGCGAAGGCCGCTTCGCCCGCTGCTATTGGCGGAAGCGTGGTACAGGGCGTTTTCGTCCAATGACGACCGCCGTCGGTAGTTTGGATGACCGATAGGCAACCGCCCACCGGATCTCCGATGGCCACTCCGTAGGTATCATCCCGAAAAACCATACTGTCATAAAACACCGACGCGCCGTCTTCGCGGTACACACAATCCGCTTTTCCATCCTGTAAACTGACGCGAAAAAGGGTGGCCGGACTTCCCACATTCAATACAAATACAGCATCGCGGGTGAGGGCAATACTGCGCAATTCGGATGTGAGGGTATCGATTTGGCGAAGGGTTACGTCTCGTGTAGCGAGGTGGATGCGGCCTAACCGTCCGTTATCCGCGCCAAACCAAAGGTCGGATGAACCTACTTCCAGCGCCCGGATACTGGCTTTTCCGGTAAAAAGTGTGTCGATGGTAACGGAGGTGACCGCTTGCACAGGGGCCAAACGTGGGGCGCAGCCCGATAACCCTCCGCACACGACGATGAACAGCACGATAAGTCGCTTCATCCGACGAAGATACGTAAACCCTCACAGAAATAAATAATATGCCATTCCCGCACCGAATGGTCAAAAATACGTACTTTTACACCCTTATTTCTTACATCCTGTATGAGCTCTTCCAAGCACCTGAGCAAACTATCGCTGGCTGGACTTTTCATCACTTTAGGGATTATCTACGGAGATATCGGTACGTCGCCGCTCTACGTGATGAAAGCCATCATCGACGAGCATAAGATTCAGTCAGATTTGATTTTGGGGGGCGTTTCCCTTATTTTCTGGACCCTTACGCTGCAAACCACGATAAAGTACGTCCTCATTACCCTCAACGCGGATAACCACGGTGAAGGGGGTATTTTTGCGTTGTATGCGCTGGTCAAGCGTACCAAAATCCAATGGCTGATCGTACCCGCTATCATTGGGGGTTCCGCGCTGTTGGCGGATGGGATCATCACGCCTCCGATCTCGGTTTCATCGGCGGTTGAAGGATTGCGCTACTTCGATCCGGAAATTGACACCGTACCGATTGTTATCGGTATCCTCTTCCTGCTTTTCTACATCCAGCAATTCGGAACCAATCTCGTAGGGAAGTTCTTTGCGCCCATGATGTTTCTGTGGTTCGGGATGTTGGGCGTGCTCGGCACCATACAGATTGTCGGCCATCC
This genomic interval from Flavobacterium sp. HJ-32-4 contains the following:
- a CDS encoding BamA/TamA family outer membrane protein produces the protein MKRSCSILLVMVWLLAACTGLKSVPEGDLLYTGANVTVKGDAVPKKERKALRAELKELPRPQPNRKFLWMRPKLFFYNLAGDVKKDKGFRHWLKFKVGEPPVLFSKVDLDYNGSVLANRSENNGFFKTIMSVDSTRKGRTARADYTVSVGPRYRIRNVDFPSDSTQGIEKAIGNTVRRTFLKKGEPYSLETIKAERERIDQRLKQRGYYYFNPDYLLVEVDSTAGKYEVDLTVRVKSEAPKKALVPYRIHNIVVYPNFSLNDSVTDQDVVEKSFKDFSIIDPERTFNPRVFDRVLLFRKNDLYNRRNHNLSLNRLVNLGTFKFVKNEFRPAKDTIGDFLDAYYFLTPLPPKSIQVKLLGKTNSANYTGTELNVDWKNRNTFRGAELLTISVFGGMEVQVSGQNKGFNVYRIGGQASLVWPRFISPFPLNTSGGFVPQTKAEVGYEYQKRDKLYALNTFRGQFGYLWKDRIETEHQLNVTEITYVSPQNVTPLYQSQIDDVPSLQKVIDKQFIFGPTYSYTYTNTMRKRLRHTFYFHGKVDLAGNAAGLLSGADVKAGNQKEWLGVAFSQFVKVETELRHYLKLGENSQLASRIIAGVGVAYGNSIEMPYIKQFFIGGTNSIRAFRARSIGPGHFDVRTLDSDFLPDQSGDAKLEFSTEYRAKLYSVVHGALFLDAGNIWLLRDDPERPGARLTNRFLNDLAVGTGAGLRVDLSFLVLRLDLAFPLRVPYLPDGQKWVGDRIAFGNPDWRRDNLVLNIAIGYPF
- a CDS encoding DEAD/DEAH box helicase, with product MNFKDLQLSSNLLEAIQDKGYTTPTPIQQQAIPIILKGSDLVGCAQTGTGKTAAFAIPIIQQLHRMGSSKRKLIRALVVTPTRELALQIGENFDEYSKYTNLRQVTVFGGVSQIPQVDQLRRGVDVLIATPGRLLDLHKQGFIDLDHLHTLVLDEADQMLDMGFVNDVKKIVKLTPDNRQTLLFSATMPLPIRELAEMFLKNPESVSVTPVSSTAERVEQEIYFVEKNEKRNLLYHLIRNENLSDVLVFTRTKHGADNVVRALRKKGVAAEAIHGDKSQSARQRVLEAFKAKEVGVLVATDIAARGIDISQLPYVINFDLPNVPETYVHRIGRTGRAGRAGKAISFCGKDEAPYWRDILKLTKVEVDIVSEHPWPWQDGTPEPGAVPQKPEPTQNNNRSGKPKASRKSSGSKKNKRRWY
- a CDS encoding oxidoreductase; the protein is MKRLIVLFIVVCGGLSGCAPRLAPVQAVTSVTIDTLFTGKASIRALEVGSSDLWFGADNGRLGRIHLATRDVTLRQIDTLTSELRSIALTRDAVFVLNVGSPATLFRVSLQDGKADCVYREDGASVFYDSMVFRDDTYGVAIGDPVGGCLSVIQTTDGGRHWTKTPCTTLPPIAAGEAAFASSNSCVSVKGQQVWMASGGQKARVFHSADVGKTWSVADTPIRQGETMTGIFSLAFADAQTGMIVGGNYDKPDDNVANKAITHDGGKTWQLVSGGQGPGYISCIQVVPGSKGKGWVTVGATGIHRSDDAGQTWHLLSSVSDLYTVRFASPTVAYAAGRGKVVRLTFR